The proteins below are encoded in one region of Nocardioides marmorisolisilvae:
- a CDS encoding nicotinate phosphoribosyltransferase: MTSTAMLTDHYELTMLQASLESGAASRRSVFELFARRLPGGRRYGVVAGIGRVLDAIERFRFGPEELEWLRAHQVVDETTLDFLASYRFSGDVWGYPEGETYFPHSPVLVVESSFAEAVLLETLVLSILNHDSAIASAASRMIVAAGDRPCIEMGSRRTHEEAAVACARAAYVAGFATTSNLEAGRRHGIPTAGTSAHSFTLLHDTETDAFRAQIRSLGRGTTLLVDTYDVAEAVALGVELAGPELGAVRLDSGDLGVLAQQVRTQLDSLGATGTRIVVTSDLDEYAIAALAAAPVDSYGVGTQLVTGSGHPTCGFVYKLVAHQDDSGRWVDVAKKSKDKESLGGRKHALRRVVDGVAEAEVIAVGAPPAAAHDDAPITTGERLLLVPLVRGGETVSAEPLERARARRARSVAELPMRGRQLQKGDPAIPVELPHQRA, from the coding sequence CCGCCTCGCGCCGCTCGGTGTTCGAGCTCTTCGCGCGCCGGCTGCCCGGCGGGCGGCGGTACGGCGTGGTGGCGGGCATCGGTCGTGTCCTCGATGCGATCGAGCGGTTCCGGTTCGGTCCCGAGGAGCTGGAGTGGCTGCGCGCGCACCAGGTGGTCGACGAGACCACCCTGGACTTCCTGGCCTCCTACCGGTTCTCCGGGGACGTCTGGGGCTACCCGGAGGGCGAAACCTACTTCCCGCACTCACCGGTCCTCGTGGTCGAGTCCAGCTTCGCCGAGGCCGTGCTGCTGGAGACCCTGGTCCTGTCCATCCTCAACCACGACTCGGCGATCGCCTCGGCGGCCTCACGGATGATCGTCGCCGCCGGTGACCGGCCGTGCATCGAGATGGGCTCGCGTCGCACCCATGAGGAGGCGGCCGTCGCGTGCGCTCGTGCGGCGTACGTCGCCGGCTTCGCGACCACCTCCAACCTCGAGGCCGGGCGCCGTCACGGCATCCCTACAGCGGGCACCAGCGCGCACAGCTTCACCCTGCTCCACGACACGGAGACCGATGCGTTCCGCGCCCAGATCCGCTCGTTGGGCAGGGGCACCACGCTGCTGGTCGACACCTACGACGTGGCCGAGGCGGTCGCCCTCGGCGTCGAGCTCGCCGGCCCGGAGCTCGGTGCGGTACGGCTGGACTCCGGTGACCTCGGCGTGCTCGCCCAGCAGGTGCGCACCCAGCTGGACTCCCTCGGTGCCACGGGGACCCGCATCGTGGTGACCTCCGACCTCGACGAGTACGCCATCGCGGCTCTCGCGGCGGCCCCGGTGGACAGCTACGGCGTCGGCACCCAGCTGGTCACCGGGAGCGGGCACCCGACCTGCGGCTTCGTCTACAAGCTGGTCGCGCACCAGGACGACTCCGGTCGCTGGGTCGATGTGGCCAAGAAGAGCAAGGACAAGGAATCCCTGGGTGGTCGCAAGCACGCGCTCCGACGGGTCGTGGACGGCGTCGCCGAGGCCGAGGTGATCGCAGTCGGGGCGCCACCCGCAGCCGCGCACGACGATGCGCCGATCACCACCGGCGAGCGCCTGCTCCTCGTCCCTCTGGTCAGGGGTGGCGAGACCGTCAGCGCCGAACCACTCGAGCGGGCACGCGCGCGACGTGCGCGCAGCGTCGCCGAGCTCCCCATGCGTGGCCGGCAGCTGCAGAAGGGCGATCCGGCGATCCCGGTGGAGCTGCCGCACCAGCGCGCCTGA
- a CDS encoding isochorismatase family protein, with protein MARGLIVVDVQNDFCEGGSLPVTGGARAASRIAELLHHWTRQDPKAPPYDVVVATKDHHVDPGDHWSREPDFVTSWPVHCRVGTDGEAFHPNLDPQPFDAVFLKGEHAAAYSGFEGTCLDGTGLADWLHRHQVDTVDVCGIATDHCVRATALDAVREGFATTLLLELCAGVAPETTAAALTEMESAGVVLG; from the coding sequence ATGGCTCGCGGTCTGATCGTGGTCGACGTGCAGAACGACTTCTGCGAGGGCGGCTCGCTGCCTGTCACCGGCGGCGCCCGGGCCGCCAGCCGGATCGCGGAGCTGCTGCACCACTGGACCCGACAGGATCCGAAGGCGCCGCCGTACGACGTCGTGGTGGCGACCAAGGACCATCATGTCGACCCGGGGGACCACTGGTCACGTGAGCCCGACTTCGTGACGTCCTGGCCGGTGCACTGCCGGGTCGGCACCGACGGTGAGGCCTTCCATCCCAACCTCGACCCGCAGCCCTTCGACGCGGTGTTCCTCAAGGGGGAGCACGCGGCCGCCTACTCCGGTTTCGAGGGCACCTGCCTCGACGGCACCGGCCTGGCCGACTGGTTGCACCGGCACCAGGTCGACACCGTCGACGTGTGCGGCATCGCCACCGACCACTGCGTGCGCGCCACCGCACTGGACGCCGTGCGTGAGGGCTTCGCCACGACGCTGCTGCTGGAGCTGTGCGCGGGCGTGGCGCCGGAGACGACCGCTGCCGCGCTCACCGAGATGGAGTCCGCCGGCGTTGTCCTGGGTTGA
- a CDS encoding enoyl-CoA hydratase: MSALEISEDAGVLRLRLNRPDQFNALTGEMVVALVDRLHRATAEEAVRVVLVTGTGAAFSAGADLEGADPAAKYDAGSVDGAAVMVDAVIGCDKPVVCGLNGVAAGVGMSLALACDLVVATESAALTLAFARVGLMPDGGATATLAASVGRARAMRLALTSDMLSAAEAYDAGLVTHVFPDTEYADQLERILQRLASGPPLAFAATKRAINAATLDRLSEAHAQERRGQSVLLRTKDAGEGMRAFLEKRRPDFRGR, from the coding sequence ATGAGCGCGCTGGAGATCAGTGAGGACGCCGGTGTCCTCCGGCTGCGTCTGAACCGCCCCGACCAGTTCAACGCGCTGACCGGTGAGATGGTCGTCGCGCTGGTGGACCGGCTGCACCGGGCCACCGCCGAGGAAGCCGTCCGGGTGGTGCTGGTCACCGGCACCGGCGCGGCGTTCAGCGCGGGCGCGGACCTCGAGGGAGCAGACCCGGCTGCGAAGTACGACGCGGGCTCGGTGGACGGCGCCGCGGTGATGGTCGACGCGGTCATCGGCTGCGACAAGCCCGTGGTCTGTGGGCTCAACGGCGTAGCGGCCGGGGTCGGCATGTCGCTGGCCCTGGCCTGTGACCTGGTCGTCGCGACGGAGTCTGCGGCTCTCACGCTCGCCTTCGCACGGGTCGGCCTGATGCCGGACGGCGGCGCGACCGCCACCCTCGCTGCGTCGGTCGGACGTGCCCGCGCGATGCGGCTGGCCCTCACCTCCGACATGCTCAGTGCGGCCGAGGCGTACGACGCCGGCCTGGTCACCCACGTCTTCCCCGACACGGAGTACGCCGATCAGCTGGAGCGGATCCTGCAGCGGCTCGCCAGCGGCCCACCGCTGGCCTTCGCAGCCACCAAGCGGGCGATCAACGCCGCGACCCTGGACCGGCTGTCGGAGGCTCACGCCCAAGAGCGTCGGGGGCAGTCGGTGCTGCTCCGGACCAAGGACGCCGGCGAGGGGATGCGGGCGTTCCTGGAGAAGCGGCGTCCGGACTTCCGGGGCCGCTGA
- a CDS encoding DUF1697 domain-containing protein, producing MSTWIVFQRAVNVGGRKYPMAELRQMLTEAGYGDVATHIQTGNIRLTSPLRSQARLEKDLEALFEADRGFDVGTVAMAPAELGAVAAEADEVVAELGAPEFGHYVELLRSPPSAEATAVIEEPRHPGQRAVVRGRAVHLLFDLPFHQAKPPSAAVKRALGVSTNRNVTVVRALVQKWC from the coding sequence ATGTCGACCTGGATCGTCTTCCAGCGGGCGGTGAACGTCGGCGGCCGCAAGTACCCGATGGCGGAGCTCCGCCAGATGCTGACCGAGGCGGGGTACGGCGACGTCGCCACCCACATCCAGACCGGCAACATCCGACTGACCTCGCCGCTGCGCTCGCAGGCGAGGCTGGAGAAGGACCTCGAGGCACTCTTCGAAGCGGACCGTGGGTTCGACGTTGGCACCGTGGCGATGGCGCCGGCCGAGCTGGGCGCCGTCGCCGCCGAGGCGGACGAGGTCGTCGCCGAGCTCGGTGCTCCGGAGTTCGGCCACTACGTCGAGCTGTTGCGCTCGCCCCCGTCGGCGGAGGCCACCGCAGTGATCGAGGAGCCTCGCCACCCCGGCCAGCGCGCCGTGGTCCGAGGACGGGCCGTGCACCTGCTCTTCGACCTCCCCTTCCACCAGGCCAAACCACCCAGCGCCGCCGTCAAGCGCGCTCTGGGCGTCTCCACCAACCGCAATGTCACGGTGGTGCGCGCACTGGTCCAGAAGTGGTGCTGA
- a CDS encoding homogentisate 1,2-dioxygenase, with amino-acid sequence MAYYRRVGEVPPTRHTAFRDDAGNLRFEELMGEEGFSSDSSLLYHTGVPSAITDSQPWELPDLATTANHPLKPRHLRLHEVPAGGDPVTGRRLVLGNGDVRLCYVVTDAPSPLYRNAVGDECVFVEAGTGTVETVFGALDYRPGDYVLIPRATTHRWVPSDVDGEVSRLYVIEANGHIAPPKRYLSRFGQFLEHAPYCERDLHGPATPLLEQGSEVEVLVKHRGTGQHSQGGLVGSRLTYATHPFDVVGWDGCLYPYTFNVEDFCPITGKIHQPPPVHQVFEGSNFVVCNFLPRKVDYHEGSIPVPYYHSNVDSDEVMFYVGGDYEARKGSGINLGSISLHPGGFAHGPQPSAVEASIGVEFFDETAVMVDTFRPLELGEAALATEDPAYAWTWAGRGPGSDSPAMFSNS; translated from the coding sequence GTGGCCTACTACCGGCGTGTGGGAGAGGTGCCGCCGACGCGGCACACCGCTTTTCGGGACGATGCGGGCAACCTCCGCTTCGAGGAGCTGATGGGGGAGGAGGGCTTCTCCTCCGACTCCTCGCTGCTCTACCACACCGGGGTGCCGTCCGCGATCACCGACAGCCAGCCCTGGGAGCTCCCCGACCTGGCCACCACGGCGAACCATCCCCTCAAGCCGCGGCACCTGCGGCTGCACGAGGTGCCGGCGGGTGGCGACCCGGTGACCGGTCGCCGGCTGGTGTTGGGCAACGGCGACGTACGCCTGTGCTACGTCGTCACCGACGCGCCGTCCCCGCTCTATCGCAACGCTGTCGGCGACGAGTGCGTGTTCGTCGAGGCCGGGACCGGCACGGTCGAGACCGTCTTCGGTGCCCTCGACTACCGTCCGGGCGACTACGTGCTGATCCCGCGGGCGACCACGCACCGCTGGGTGCCCTCGGACGTCGACGGCGAGGTCTCGAGGCTCTATGTGATCGAGGCGAACGGCCACATCGCCCCGCCGAAGCGGTACCTGTCCCGTTTCGGCCAGTTCCTCGAGCACGCCCCCTACTGCGAACGCGACCTGCACGGACCGGCCACGCCGTTGCTCGAGCAGGGCAGCGAGGTGGAGGTACTGGTCAAGCATCGGGGCACCGGGCAGCACTCTCAGGGCGGGTTGGTGGGCAGCCGGCTCACCTACGCCACTCACCCCTTCGACGTGGTCGGCTGGGACGGCTGCCTCTACCCGTACACGTTCAACGTCGAGGACTTCTGTCCGATCACCGGCAAGATCCACCAGCCGCCGCCGGTGCACCAGGTCTTCGAGGGATCGAACTTCGTGGTGTGCAACTTCCTGCCCCGCAAGGTCGACTACCACGAGGGCTCGATCCCGGTGCCCTACTACCACTCGAACGTCGACTCCGATGAGGTGATGTTCTACGTCGGCGGCGACTACGAGGCCCGCAAGGGCTCGGGCATCAACCTGGGCTCGATCTCGCTGCACCCGGGCGGGTTCGCGCACGGGCCGCAGCCGTCCGCGGTGGAGGCCTCCATCGGGGTGGAGTTCTTCGACGAGACCGCGGTCATGGTGGACACGTTCCGTCCGCTGGAGCTTGGCGAGGCCGCGCTCGCGACCGAGGACCCGGCGTACGCGTGGACCTGGGCCGGCCGTGGCCCGGGTAGCGACAGCCCGGCGATGTTCTCCAACAGCTGA
- the fahA gene encoding fumarylacetoacetase translates to MNAVATTWVSGAAGSPYDVDNLPYGVFSREGQPPRVGVRIGDFVLDVATVAAYGRDRASEGDLDLASVWAQPTLNAFLALGRPAWDAARTWLVEVLGNEVHRARTEPHLMPVDAVTMHLPFEVADYVDFYCSIQHATNVGRIFRPDGDALLPNWRHLPVGYHGRAGTVVVSGTPVLRPSGQRKRPDEVAPTYGPSRRLDIEAELGFVVGAPTALGSSVATGAFAEHVFGVTLLNDWSARDIQAWEYVPLGPFLGKSFATSISAWVTPLAALDAARTPLPGQDPAPLDYLRVEEPAGLDIALEVLLNGEVVSRPPYAAMYWSPAQMLAHLTVNGASLRSGDLFASGTISGDERDQRGSFLELSWGGAEPFAAARTFLEDGDEVTLRATAPGTAGGRIALGEVIGRIAPAR, encoded by the coding sequence ATGAACGCCGTCGCGACCACGTGGGTGTCCGGCGCCGCCGGCTCGCCGTACGACGTCGACAACCTGCCGTACGGCGTCTTCTCGCGCGAGGGCCAGCCCCCACGCGTGGGCGTACGGATCGGCGACTTCGTGCTGGACGTGGCGACGGTGGCGGCATACGGCCGCGATCGCGCCAGTGAAGGCGATCTCGACCTCGCGTCCGTCTGGGCGCAACCGACGCTCAACGCGTTCCTGGCCCTCGGCCGGCCGGCCTGGGACGCCGCCCGCACGTGGCTCGTCGAGGTGCTCGGCAACGAGGTGCACCGCGCCCGCACCGAGCCGCACCTCATGCCCGTCGACGCTGTGACGATGCACCTGCCGTTCGAGGTCGCCGACTACGTCGACTTCTACTGCTCGATCCAGCACGCCACCAACGTCGGGCGGATCTTCCGCCCCGACGGCGACGCGCTGCTGCCGAACTGGCGGCACCTGCCGGTCGGCTATCACGGTCGGGCCGGCACCGTCGTGGTGAGTGGTACGCCGGTGCTCCGGCCCTCCGGCCAGCGCAAGCGCCCCGACGAGGTCGCGCCTACCTACGGCCCGTCGCGACGTCTCGACATCGAGGCGGAGCTGGGCTTCGTGGTCGGGGCCCCGACCGCGCTCGGCAGCAGCGTCGCGACCGGTGCGTTCGCCGAGCACGTCTTCGGCGTGACCCTGCTCAACGACTGGTCCGCGCGCGACATCCAGGCCTGGGAGTACGTCCCCCTCGGGCCGTTCCTGGGCAAGTCGTTCGCGACCTCGATCTCGGCCTGGGTGACCCCGCTGGCCGCGTTGGACGCCGCCCGGACACCCCTGCCCGGGCAGGACCCCGCACCGCTGGACTACCTGAGGGTCGAGGAGCCGGCCGGGCTCGACATCGCACTGGAGGTTCTCCTCAACGGGGAGGTCGTCAGCCGGCCGCCGTACGCCGCGATGTACTGGTCACCCGCGCAGATGCTCGCGCACCTGACCGTGAACGGCGCCAGCCTGCGCAGCGGTGACCTGTTCGCCAGCGGCACGATCAGCGGCGACGAGCGGGACCAGCGCGGCTCGTTCCTCGAGCTGTCGTGGGGTGGCGCCGAGCCCTTCGCCGCTGCCCGCACGTTCCTCGAGGACGGCGACGAAGTGACCCTGCGCGCGACCGCCCCCGGTACTGCGGGCGGTCGGATCGCGCTCGGTGAGGTGATCGGCCGGATCGCGCCGGCGCGCTGA
- a CDS encoding AurF N-oxygenase family protein produces the protein MTATVLTGARSEPGAEPGDALAQRLLRSSAKQSYDPEVDIDWDAPLVEGLWGMQPERMSLYGTPLWERLTEEQRQTLSFHEVASVASVGLWFELLLMQMMLRDAYDDDPTGAHMQYALTEVADECRHSTMFGKAIGRFGVPPYGPQRRIHQLGRLFNYVVRGPSAYASILVAEEVLDTWQREVVDDVRIQPVVRMVSRIHVLEEARHMSFARDEVRRQLAGLSGSKLLWHQTVTAQTCFMVARALVNPEIYRSVGIDPGVGRRAALGNPHYRATMQWMGEKPLAFLRENGLLPRSQEKVWRASLLLP, from the coding sequence ATGACGGCGACCGTGCTGACCGGTGCCCGGAGCGAGCCGGGGGCGGAGCCGGGGGATGCGCTCGCCCAGCGACTGTTGAGGTCGTCGGCGAAGCAGTCCTACGACCCCGAAGTGGACATCGACTGGGACGCCCCTCTCGTCGAAGGCCTCTGGGGCATGCAGCCCGAGCGGATGTCGCTCTACGGCACGCCGCTGTGGGAGCGGCTCACCGAGGAGCAGCGGCAGACCCTGTCGTTCCACGAGGTCGCCTCGGTGGCGAGTGTCGGCCTCTGGTTCGAGCTGCTGCTCATGCAGATGATGCTGCGCGACGCCTACGACGACGACCCGACCGGTGCGCACATGCAGTACGCACTCACGGAGGTGGCGGACGAGTGCCGGCACTCCACGATGTTCGGCAAGGCGATCGGTCGCTTCGGGGTCCCGCCGTACGGCCCGCAGCGGCGGATCCATCAACTGGGCAGGCTGTTCAACTACGTCGTCCGAGGGCCGTCGGCGTACGCGTCGATCCTGGTGGCCGAGGAGGTCCTCGACACCTGGCAGCGGGAGGTCGTCGACGACGTGCGGATCCAACCCGTGGTCCGGATGGTGTCGCGGATCCATGTGCTGGAGGAGGCCCGCCACATGAGCTTCGCTCGCGACGAGGTACGACGCCAGCTCGCCGGGCTCTCCGGCTCCAAACTGCTATGGCATCAGACCGTGACCGCGCAGACGTGCTTCATGGTGGCGCGCGCGTTGGTCAACCCGGAGATCTACCGCAGCGTCGGCATCGATCCCGGGGTGGGGCGCCGCGCTGCGCTGGGGAACCCGCACTACCGCGCCACCATGCAGTGGATGGGGGAGAAGCCACTGGCCTTCCTCCGCGAGAACGGCCTGCTGCCGAGGAGCCAGGAGAAGGTCTGGCGCGCCTCGCTGCTGCTGCCCTGA
- a CDS encoding TetR/AcrR family transcriptional regulator, translating into MAPEVKGLHGRSKDESEDDRSDGRSTRWDDHRDHRREQLVMAAISAIDEHGPATSVADIAAAAGVSKPVLYRYFTDKDDLYRSVGRWGAAEVLRALRPTLASDRSIREKVEQGAEDYLALIAEHPQVFLLLVEHRTADDPLVDGKEMLTAAFARSMGNALRALGADTGAAEPWAHGVVGQGLAIGEWWLRRRTMSQSVVASHLASFIWHSFSGMATDYGVTLEPADA; encoded by the coding sequence ATGGCACCCGAAGTCAAGGGTCTCCACGGCAGGTCCAAGGACGAGTCCGAGGATGACCGCAGCGATGGTCGCAGCACCCGTTGGGACGATCACCGCGACCATCGTCGCGAGCAGCTGGTGATGGCCGCGATCTCCGCCATCGACGAGCATGGCCCGGCGACGAGCGTCGCCGACATCGCCGCTGCCGCCGGGGTCAGCAAGCCGGTCCTCTACCGCTACTTCACCGACAAGGACGACCTCTACCGCTCCGTCGGACGATGGGGCGCCGCCGAGGTGCTCCGCGCACTCCGTCCGACCCTCGCCAGTGACAGGTCCATCCGGGAGAAGGTGGAGCAGGGCGCAGAGGACTACCTGGCCCTGATCGCCGAGCACCCTCAGGTGTTCCTGCTGCTCGTCGAGCACCGCACCGCGGACGACCCGCTCGTCGACGGCAAGGAGATGCTCACCGCCGCCTTCGCCCGGAGCATGGGCAACGCGCTCAGGGCGCTCGGGGCAGACACCGGCGCGGCCGAGCCCTGGGCTCACGGCGTGGTCGGACAGGGCCTGGCCATCGGGGAGTGGTGGCTGCGCCGCCGCACGATGAGCCAGTCGGTGGTCGCGAGCCACCTCGCGTCGTTCATCTGGCACTCGTTCTCGGGCATGGCGACCGACTACGGCGTGACACTGGAGCCAGCCGATGCCTGA
- a CDS encoding DUF4873 domain-containing protein, with protein sequence MPEREPREEYDGPATLVTDESGVEVTVRLRGHFEPIDGRFHWWGRITADRGVEDHFRSGDTIVLRTPYGDAPARLSDVDPWGRFRIAGTGRPPF encoded by the coding sequence ATGCCTGAGCGCGAGCCCCGCGAGGAGTACGACGGACCCGCGACGCTGGTCACCGATGAGTCCGGCGTGGAGGTGACGGTGCGGCTGCGCGGCCACTTCGAGCCCATCGACGGTCGCTTCCACTGGTGGGGCCGGATCACCGCGGACCGCGGGGTCGAGGACCACTTCCGCTCTGGCGACACGATCGTGCTGCGCACGCCGTACGGCGACGCACCGGCCCGGCTGTCCGACGTCGACCCCTGGGGGCGCTTCCGCATCGCGGGCACGGGCCGGCCCCCGTTCTGA
- a CDS encoding MarR family winged helix-turn-helix transcriptional regulator, whose amino-acid sequence MDSADELRDAGSDLVTHAARLVRAIRRAIPQQTGIRVLSLLDEHGALGVTQLAEMDRCSQPTMSGTVNVLLEQGLVLKAPHPDDARSTLVSLTASGRRTLGDYRKQSGALVADRLTTHGQHTAEDVAIAVSVMRAVLAPEPDEAQEGIS is encoded by the coding sequence GTGGACAGTGCAGACGAGCTCCGTGACGCCGGCAGCGACCTCGTCACGCATGCGGCCCGCCTGGTCCGCGCGATCCGGCGCGCCATTCCTCAGCAGACCGGCATCCGGGTGCTGTCGCTGCTCGACGAACACGGCGCGCTCGGGGTCACCCAGCTCGCCGAGATGGACCGCTGCTCGCAGCCGACCATGTCCGGCACCGTCAACGTCCTGCTCGAGCAGGGCCTGGTGCTGAAGGCCCCACATCCCGACGACGCGCGGAGCACCCTGGTCAGCCTGACCGCGTCCGGACGCCGGACGCTGGGCGACTACCGCAAGCAGAGCGGCGCGCTCGTCGCAGACCGGCTGACCACCCACGGTCAGCACACCGCCGAGGACGTCGCGATTGCCGTCTCGGTGATGCGTGCCGTGCTCGCCCCCGAACCCGACGAAGCCCAGGAAGGCATCTCGTGA
- a CDS encoding MFS transporter — translation MNHTTGGATASPFRQPKAVWAVAFACVISFMGIGLVDPILPSLASKLHASTSQVELLFTSYLVVTAVMMLVTGWVSSRIGAKRTLLVGLVLIVVFAALAGSAGSIDGIVGFRAGWGLGNALFIATSLSVIVSSATSGFAGAIVLYETALGIGIASGPILGGELGSLSWRGPFYGVAVLMAISLVATFFLLPATPPPARKERISEPIKALRHRSLATTSVVGLLYNWGFFTMLGYSPFLMRPISPQQLGLVFCGWGIFVAIFAIWGAPMLRERFGTARTLYGNFTLMAVDLLVIGIWPDNRVAVIVAVILSGAFIGVNNTLVTTAVMSIAPVERPVASATYGFVRFIGGGLAPFAASKLVEHYNAHVPFVIGAGALVAAGVVLSTVHRSLAAADRGEVVQPELDELDRIEREDDLEIGAGLGSGS, via the coding sequence GTGAACCACACCACCGGCGGTGCGACCGCCAGCCCGTTCCGGCAACCGAAGGCTGTCTGGGCCGTCGCGTTCGCCTGTGTCATCTCGTTCATGGGCATCGGCCTGGTGGACCCGATCCTGCCCTCACTGGCCAGCAAGCTGCACGCCAGCACCAGCCAGGTGGAGCTGCTCTTCACCAGCTACCTGGTCGTCACGGCGGTGATGATGCTGGTCACCGGCTGGGTGTCGAGCCGGATCGGTGCCAAGCGCACCCTGCTGGTGGGCCTGGTCCTCATCGTCGTCTTCGCTGCCTTGGCCGGGTCGGCCGGCAGCATCGACGGCATCGTCGGCTTCCGCGCCGGCTGGGGTCTGGGCAACGCGCTGTTCATCGCGACCTCGCTCTCGGTGATCGTCAGCTCGGCGACCAGCGGCTTCGCGGGCGCCATCGTCCTCTACGAGACGGCGCTGGGCATCGGCATCGCCTCCGGGCCGATCCTCGGAGGCGAGCTGGGCAGCCTGAGCTGGCGCGGTCCGTTCTACGGCGTGGCCGTTCTGATGGCGATCTCGCTGGTGGCGACCTTCTTCCTGCTTCCCGCGACGCCCCCGCCGGCCCGCAAGGAGAGAATCAGCGAGCCGATCAAGGCCCTTCGGCACCGTAGCCTGGCCACCACCAGCGTCGTCGGCCTGCTCTACAACTGGGGCTTCTTCACGATGTTGGGCTACTCGCCCTTCCTGATGAGGCCGATCTCCCCGCAGCAGCTGGGCCTGGTGTTCTGCGGATGGGGCATCTTCGTGGCGATCTTCGCGATCTGGGGTGCGCCGATGCTGCGCGAGCGCTTCGGTACGGCGAGGACCCTCTACGGCAACTTCACGCTGATGGCGGTCGACCTGCTCGTGATCGGGATCTGGCCCGACAACCGGGTCGCCGTGATCGTGGCGGTGATCCTCTCCGGCGCCTTCATCGGTGTGAACAACACGCTCGTGACGACCGCGGTGATGAGCATTGCGCCGGTCGAGCGGCCGGTCGCGTCGGCGACGTACGGCTTCGTCCGCTTCATCGGCGGCGGCCTCGCCCCCTTCGCAGCGAGCAAGCTCGTCGAGCACTACAACGCCCACGTGCCCTTCGTCATCGGTGCCGGCGCGCTCGTCGCTGCCGGAGTGGTGCTCTCGACGGTGCATCGCTCCCTGGCAGCCGCGGACCGCGGCGAGGTGGTGCAGCCCGAGCTGGACGAGCTGGACCGCATCGAGCGCGAGGACGACCTCGAGATCGGCGCGGGGCTCGGCAGCGGCAGCTGA
- a CDS encoding glycosyl hydrolase family 8: MAHFLDAYVTGDGRVLRHDQGDDIVSEGEAYGMLIAELAGRPDSVRTIWSWTKSHLQRPDKLLSFHADSNGVVQDHEPAADADVLAAFALLRYDGPGAGQLHRDGRTLSDAVLAHETVRVGDALVPVAGTWAVGPPAVVDPSYWMPGVFSDLARLTGDERWSAMAGATVRILAQATRGGTVLPPDWAVLDGGALHSTAAPDGSAPVQYGQDAARLPLWLAAACDGSARKLAAAWWSILSQPGRPTALALGTDGSVVNGSPSPVSMLAAAAAARAAGDTAHASELTGQATAQAQTTPTYYGDAWVALAAGLRDGALVRCR, translated from the coding sequence GTGGCGCACTTCCTGGACGCCTATGTGACGGGGGACGGACGGGTGCTCCGACACGACCAGGGTGATGACATCGTCAGCGAGGGGGAGGCCTACGGGATGCTGATTGCCGAGCTCGCCGGACGGCCGGACTCGGTGCGCACGATCTGGTCCTGGACGAAGTCGCACCTCCAGCGCCCCGACAAGCTGCTCAGCTTCCATGCCGACAGCAACGGCGTGGTCCAGGACCACGAGCCGGCCGCCGACGCGGATGTTCTCGCCGCCTTCGCACTGCTGCGGTACGACGGACCGGGTGCCGGCCAGCTGCACCGGGACGGCCGGACGCTGTCCGATGCGGTGCTCGCCCATGAGACGGTCCGGGTGGGTGACGCGCTGGTGCCGGTGGCCGGCACCTGGGCCGTCGGGCCACCGGCGGTGGTGGATCCGTCGTACTGGATGCCCGGTGTCTTCAGCGACCTCGCCCGGCTGACCGGCGACGAGCGGTGGAGCGCGATGGCCGGGGCTACGGTGCGGATCCTCGCGCAGGCGACGCGTGGCGGCACCGTCCTGCCCCCGGACTGGGCCGTGCTCGATGGCGGAGCCCTGCACTCGACGGCGGCGCCGGACGGGTCCGCGCCGGTGCAGTACGGACAGGATGCGGCCCGGCTGCCGCTGTGGCTCGCGGCCGCCTGCGACGGGTCGGCGCGGAAGCTCGCGGCTGCCTGGTGGAGCATCCTCAGTCAGCCGGGCCGGCCGACGGCGCTCGCCCTCGGCACCGACGGCTCGGTCGTCAACGGCAGCCCGAGCCCGGTGTCGATGCTCGCCGCCGCGGCGGCGGCACGCGCTGCCGGCGACACCGCACACGCCTCCGAGCTGACCGGGCAGGCCACGGCCCAGGCACAGACGACGCCGACGTACTACGGCGACGCGTGGGTGGCGCTCGCCGCAGGACTACGCGACGGCGCGCTGGTGCGCTGCCGCTGA